The proteins below come from a single Serratia ficaria genomic window:
- the sufE gene encoding cysteine desulfuration protein SufE — translation MANLPDKDKLVRNFSRCLNWEEKYLYVIELGAKLPALDDAERQPGNLISGCQSQVWIVMSTDEQGQVEFHGDSDAAIVKGLLAVVFVLYRQLTPQQIVELDVRPFFAELALSQHLTPSRSQGLEAMIRAIRNKAAQLL, via the coding sequence ATGGCGAATTTGCCGGACAAAGATAAATTGGTACGTAATTTCTCCCGTTGCCTGAATTGGGAGGAGAAATACCTGTACGTGATCGAACTGGGCGCCAAGCTGCCGGCGCTGGATGACGCCGAGCGGCAGCCCGGCAACCTGATTTCCGGCTGCCAGAGCCAGGTGTGGATTGTGATGAGCACCGATGAACAGGGGCAGGTTGAATTTCACGGCGACAGCGATGCGGCGATCGTCAAAGGGCTGTTGGCGGTGGTGTTTGTTCTTTATCGTCAGCTGACCCCGCAGCAAATTGTCGAACTCGACGTGCGGCCGTTCTTCGCCGAACTGGCGCTCAGCCAGCATTTGACGCCGTCGCGCTCCCAGGGGCTGGAAGCGATGATCCGCGCTATCCGCAACAAGGCCGCTCAGCTGCTCTGA